In a genomic window of Zootoca vivipara chromosome 5, rZooViv1.1, whole genome shotgun sequence:
- the CREBL2 gene encoding cAMP-responsive element-binding protein-like 2 isoform X1, with amino-acid sequence MDDSKVAGGKVKKPGKRGRKPAKIDLKAKLERSRQSARECRARKKLRYQYLEELVSSRERAICALREELEMYKQWCLAMDQGKIPSEIKALLSGEEQSKPMQNMAKVGKASKMDANSHSSSICRIGPVILSFVQQRF; translated from the exons ATGGATGACAGCAAA GTAGCTGGAGGGAAAGTGAAGAAACCAGGTAAACGGGGCCGTAAACCAGCCAAAATAGATTTGAAAGCTAAACTTGAGAGGAGCCGGCAGAGCGCGAGAGAATGCAGAGCAAGGAAGAAGCTGAGGTACCAGTACCTGGAAGAGCTGgtttcaagcagagagagagccATATGTGCTCTTAGAGAAGAGCTGGAAATG tACAAGCAGTGGTGCTTAGCAATGGATCAAGGGAAAATCCCCTCTGAAATTAAAGCTCTGCTAAGCGGGGAAGAGCAAAGCAAACCAATGCAGAACATGGCCAAGGTTGGCAAGGCTTCCAAGATGGATGCAAACAGTCACAGCTCCT CAATCTGCAGGATTGGGCCTGTTATTCTGTCTTTTGTCCAGCAACGTTTCTAG
- the GPR19 gene encoding probable G-protein coupled receptor 19: MTCLCPLKQRLNMLLAHDMENNAAPLLSPTSGLLQQNRHHEETSSPLASNEMIVLPKDHGLEKNGTASPYELMQGEIIAASLLFGALWLFSIFGNSLVCLVIHRSRRTQSTTNYFVVSMACADLLISVGSAPFVFLQLASGSWALGSMMCKLVRYFQYLIPGVQNYVLLSICVDRFYTIVYPLSFKVSRGKAKKMIAASWIFDAALVSPAFFFFGSGWDNHCNFFLPYSWDGALYGTIHLLVAFLIPSVLIILFYQKVIKYIWRIGTDGRTVRRTMNIVPRTKVKTIKMFLILNLLFLLSWLPFYVVQLWHPLETDYRKSSLVFMSVTWISFSSSASKPTLYSVYNANFRRGMKETFCMSSMKCYRSNAYTITTSSKIAKKNYVGISEIPAPAKTVSKDSIYDSFDREAKEKKLAWPINSNPTNTFL, encoded by the exons ATGACGTGTCTTTG CCCTTTGAAGCAAAGGCTGAATATGTTGCTTGCCCATGATATGGAGAACAATGCTGCTCCCCTTCTTTCCCCAACTTCAGGGCTGCTGCAGCAGAACCGCCACCATGAAGAAACCTCTAGCCCCCTGGCAAGCAATGAGATGATTGTTTTACCCAAGGACCACGGGCTTGAGAAAAATGGTACAGCCTCACCGTATGAGTTGATGCAAGGAGAGATCATAGCAGCCAGCCTGCTTTTTGGAGCCTTATGGCTATTCTCCATCTTTGGAAACTCCCTGGTTTGCCTGGTGATCCACAGGAGCAGGCGGACTCAGTCTACCACCAATTACTTTGTGGTCTCCATGGCCTGTGCAGACTTACTGATCAGCGTAGGAAGTGCTCCCTTTGTGTTTCTTCAGCTAGCCTCTGGGAGCTGGGCACTTGGAAGCATGATGTGTAAGCTAGTAAGGTATTTTCAGTATCTCATCCCTGGTGTCCAGAACTATGTGTTGCTTTCCATCTGTGTGGACAGATTCTATACTATCGTCTACCCGCTAAGTTTCAAGGTGTCCCGGGGGAAAGCCAAGAAAATGATTGCAGCCTCTTGGATCTTCGATGCCGCACTAGTGTCTccagctttcttcttttttgggtcAGGTTGGGACAACCATTGCAACTTTTTCCTGCCATATTCTTGGGACGGGGCTCTTTATGGTACCATCCATTTGTTGGTGGCTTTTCTGATTCCATCTGTTCTGATCATCCTTTTTTAccaaaaagtaataaaatatatttggcGGATAGGTACAGATGGTAGGACGGTTCGGAGGACTATGAACATAGTTCCAAGGACAAAGGTGAAAACTATCAAGATGTTCCTAATCTTAAATTTGCTTTTTCTGCTCTCGTGGCTCCCATTTTATGTGGTTCAACTTTGGCATCCACTTGAGACAGACTACAGAAAGAGCTCCTTGGTCTTTATGTCAGTCACTTGGATATCCTTTAGTTCCTCTGCTTCAAAGCCTACATTGTACTCTGTGTATAATGCAAACTTCAGGAGAGGGATGaaagagaccttctgcatgtccTCTATGAAATGCTACCGGAGCAATGCATATACCATCACCACCAGTTCAAAgatagcaaaaaaaaattatgtgggGATCTCCGAAATCCCTGCACCAGCCAAAACTGTTTCCAAAGACTCCATATATGATTCATTTGATAGAGAAGCAAAAGAGAAGAAGCTTGCCTGGCCTATTAATTCAAACCCAACAaatacatttctctga
- the CREBL2 gene encoding cAMP-responsive element-binding protein-like 2 isoform X2, with translation MDDSKVAGGKVKKPGKRGRKPAKIDLKAKLERSRQSARECRARKKLRYQYLEELVSSRERAICALREELEMYKQWCLAMDQGKIPSEIKALLSGEEQSKPMQNMAKVGKASKMDANSHSSW, from the exons ATGGATGACAGCAAA GTAGCTGGAGGGAAAGTGAAGAAACCAGGTAAACGGGGCCGTAAACCAGCCAAAATAGATTTGAAAGCTAAACTTGAGAGGAGCCGGCAGAGCGCGAGAGAATGCAGAGCAAGGAAGAAGCTGAGGTACCAGTACCTGGAAGAGCTGgtttcaagcagagagagagccATATGTGCTCTTAGAGAAGAGCTGGAAATG tACAAGCAGTGGTGCTTAGCAATGGATCAAGGGAAAATCCCCTCTGAAATTAAAGCTCTGCTAAGCGGGGAAGAGCAAAGCAAACCAATGCAGAACATGGCCAAGGTTGGCAAGGCTTCCAAGATGGATGCAAACAGTCACAGCTCCT GGTGA